A region from the uncultured Ilyobacter sp. genome encodes:
- a CDS encoding phosphopentomutase, which translates to MKKIERATIIVLDSAGVGYLPDAAEFGDIGADTFGNISKECGGLNIPNLEKMGIGNLTEINGADKIKNTIGAYGKAAEKAKGKDTTTGHWEIAGVIGDKPFPTYPDGFPEEVLKELEKRTGRKILCNKPYSGTAVIDEYGEEQLKTGAWIVYTSADPVLQIAANEEIIPLEKLYRACETALEICMEKSPVARVIARPYVGRARGEFERTSNRHDYSVKPPRATLLDKLKSAGKDVVAIGKISDIFAGEGITDTRGTNHNDKDGILKTITALKEDSKGLIFTNLVDFDMKFGHRRDPQGYKEAIEQFDRYLPEIMENMKDDEILIVTADHGCDPTYQGTDHTREYIPILVYGKEVKGGVDLGIRRTFGDIAATLEELLLGNSAEGSFAKDLY; encoded by the coding sequence ATGAAAAAAATAGAGAGAGCCACAATAATAGTACTAGACAGTGCAGGTGTAGGATATCTTCCTGATGCTGCAGAGTTTGGAGATATAGGGGCGGATACCTTTGGAAATATATCTAAAGAATGCGGAGGATTAAATATACCCAACCTGGAGAAAATGGGAATAGGAAATCTCACTGAAATAAATGGAGCCGATAAGATAAAGAACACCATAGGGGCCTACGGAAAAGCGGCCGAAAAGGCAAAGGGAAAAGATACAACTACCGGACACTGGGAGATAGCAGGTGTGATAGGTGATAAACCTTTCCCTACATATCCAGATGGATTTCCGGAAGAGGTTTTAAAAGAACTGGAAAAAAGAACCGGTAGGAAAATACTATGTAACAAGCCATATTCCGGAACTGCCGTAATAGATGAATACGGGGAAGAGCAGCTTAAAACAGGGGCTTGGATAGTCTATACATCTGCCGACCCGGTACTGCAGATAGCAGCCAATGAAGAGATTATACCTTTAGAGAAATTGTATAGGGCCTGTGAAACAGCACTTGAAATATGTATGGAAAAATCACCTGTAGCAAGGGTTATAGCCAGACCCTATGTGGGAAGGGCTAGGGGTGAATTTGAAAGAACTTCAAACAGACATGATTATTCTGTAAAACCTCCAAGGGCGACACTTTTGGATAAACTTAAATCTGCTGGAAAAGATGTAGTGGCCATAGGAAAGATAAGCGATATATTTGCAGGAGAAGGTATAACAGATACAAGAGGAACTAATCACAATGATAAAGACGGGATACTAAAAACAATAACTGCTCTAAAGGAAGACAGCAAAGGTCTTATATTTACCAATCTAGTGGATTTTGATATGAAATTTGGGCATAGAAGAGACCCACAGGGATATAAAGAGGCCATAGAACAGTTTGACAGATATCTTCCTGAGATAATGGAAAATATGAAAGATGATGAAATACTTATAGTGACTGCAGATCACGGATGTGACCCGACTTACCAAGGAACAGACCACACCAGAGAATATATTCCTATTTTAGTCTATGGCAAAGAGGTGAAGGGCGGAGTAGACCTAGGGATAAGGAGAACCTTTGGTGACATAGCGGCGACATTAGAGGAGCTTCTTCTTGGAAACAGTGCAGAGGGAAGTTTTGCAAAAGACCTTTATTGA
- the deoC gene encoding deoxyribose-phosphate aldolase, with product MEINKYIDHTVLKATTVKEDIVKLCQEAREHGFFSVCVNGCYVSLAADELKGTDVKIAAVVGFPLGAMSSEAKVFEAKKCIEDGASEIDMVINVGLLKSGETKLVEDEIRAIKEAIGDNVLKVIIETCYLTEKEKRTACQLSLNAKADFVKTSTGFGTGGATFEDVALMKEVVGDKAQIKASGGVRDLETAMKYIEMGVTRLGTSSGVMLVTSGKAKEGEY from the coding sequence ATGGAAATCAACAAGTATATAGATCATACAGTACTAAAGGCTACAACAGTTAAAGAGGATATAGTCAAACTTTGTCAAGAGGCAAGGGAGCACGGATTCTTTTCTGTATGTGTAAACGGGTGCTATGTATCTCTTGCAGCAGATGAGCTAAAAGGAACAGATGTAAAAATAGCTGCCGTAGTAGGATTTCCTCTAGGCGCTATGAGCTCTGAGGCAAAGGTATTTGAGGCAAAAAAGTGTATAGAGGACGGGGCGTCTGAAATAGATATGGTAATAAATGTAGGCCTTCTTAAATCAGGAGAAACCAAACTTGTAGAGGATGAAATAAGAGCAATAAAAGAGGCTATAGGGGATAATGTCTTAAAGGTGATAATAGAGACATGTTATCTTACTGAAAAGGAAAAGAGAACTGCATGCCAGCTTTCCTTGAATGCCAAGGCAGATTTTGTAAAAACTTCAACTGGATTTGGTACAGGGGGAGCAACATTTGAAGATGTAGCACTTATGAAGGAAGTGGTAGGAGACAAAGCCCAAATAAAAGCTTCTGGAGGGGTAAGAGATCTAGAGACTGCCATGAAATACATAGAGATGGGAGTAACAAGACTAGGAACATCTTCAGGGGTGATGCTTGTAACAAGTGGTAAAGCTAAAGAGGGGGAATATTAA
- a CDS encoding thymidine phosphorylase, giving the protein MRAVDIIQKKRDKEILTKEEIGFLLGEYLEGNIPDYQMSSFLMAVYFNGMTTEELKFFTEKMIYSGDTIDFPGTHKFLVDKHSTGGVGDKTTIALAPIFGALGMGTAKLSGKGLGHTGGTIDKFESIEGFKFSQTKEELIKLVNETGTGIMGYSDKIVPLDKKLYSLRDVTATVPSIPLIASSIMGKKLAVHADAIILDVKVGSGAFMKNIDEARELAKTMYDLGKAFDRNIVCLLTNMDQPLGEAVGNSLEVIEAIETLKGNGPEDFTDLIYTLASQALVMKGDAADLESGKERVKAVIENGQALDMLRKFIRGSGGNPDVCDDYSLLPKAREKDVFYATKDGYIEHLNAELIGRAAMMLGAGRAAKDDIIDHSVGIIMCSKVGDKLEKGDAILEIFHNGNLREEVLETLAQAVVISEKKIDKQEIILEIIGG; this is encoded by the coding sequence ATGAGGGCAGTTGATATAATACAAAAGAAAAGGGATAAGGAGATTCTCACAAAAGAAGAGATCGGTTTTTTGCTAGGAGAATACTTAGAGGGAAATATTCCTGATTATCAGATGTCCTCTTTTTTGATGGCAGTTTACTTTAACGGAATGACAACTGAAGAGCTTAAGTTTTTCACTGAAAAGATGATATATTCGGGGGACACCATAGACTTTCCTGGAACTCATAAATTTCTGGTGGACAAACACTCTACAGGGGGAGTCGGTGACAAGACCACAATAGCCCTGGCACCTATATTTGGAGCACTGGGAATGGGAACTGCTAAGCTTTCAGGAAAGGGGCTGGGGCATACAGGAGGAACCATAGATAAATTTGAATCTATAGAGGGATTTAAATTTTCCCAGACAAAAGAGGAGCTTATAAAACTTGTGAATGAAACAGGTACTGGAATAATGGGATATTCAGATAAAATAGTTCCCCTAGATAAGAAACTTTATTCCCTGAGAGATGTCACAGCCACTGTACCCAGTATACCTCTTATTGCCAGTTCGATTATGGGGAAGAAGCTTGCTGTACATGCAGATGCCATAATATTGGATGTGAAGGTAGGTTCAGGAGCCTTTATGAAGAATATAGACGAAGCCAGAGAGCTGGCAAAGACAATGTATGACCTTGGAAAGGCTTTTGATAGGAACATAGTCTGTCTTCTCACAAATATGGATCAGCCTTTAGGTGAAGCGGTGGGGAATTCCCTAGAGGTTATAGAAGCCATAGAAACTCTCAAGGGGAATGGTCCGGAAGATTTTACTGACTTAATTTACACTTTAGCATCTCAGGCCCTTGTGATGAAAGGGGATGCAGCTGACCTAGAGAGTGGTAAAGAGCGAGTAAAGGCGGTCATTGAAAATGGCCAGGCCCTAGATATGCTGAGAAAATTCATAAGGGGAAGCGGGGGAAATCCCGATGTCTGTGATGACTACTCACTTCTTCCAAAGGCAAGAGAAAAAGATGTGTTTTATGCAACAAAGGATGGATATATAGAGCACCTTAATGCAGAACTCATAGGAAGGGCTGCTATGATGCTAGGAGCAGGAAGAGCAGCAAAAGATGATATAATAGACCACTCTGTTGGAATAATAATGTGTTCTAAGGTGGGGGATAAACTAGAGAAAGGTGATGCCATTCTAGAGATATTCCATAATGGAAATTTGAGAGAGGAAGTTTTAGAGACTCTTGCACAAGCAGTTGTAATCTCTGAAAAAAAGATAGATAAACAGGAAATAATTTTAGAAATTATAGGGGGATAA
- a CDS encoding Crp/Fnr family transcriptional regulator, with the protein MMNNLSKLENYIQKFGLEEVFSPEIRRFLKVKKYAKGEIIFNAYKPVLYIYFLVEGLVEINSIMISGNKLFINNLFPLELIGDLEYMNKQEAIFDVVAADNSTVILLPFDIAEKYLEDNPKFWRLLATECSKKLLRTNRAIILKGSYSLKTVLANYLIKNNYEINFTSLVDLAAHLNVSYRNLSRVIKSLSEEGIIKKQRKKIITLKKEELKNYSVNL; encoded by the coding sequence ATGATGAATAATTTAAGTAAACTTGAAAACTACATACAAAAATTTGGTCTTGAGGAAGTTTTTTCTCCCGAGATCAGGCGTTTCCTCAAAGTAAAAAAGTATGCCAAGGGAGAAATAATATTCAATGCCTATAAACCAGTGCTGTATATCTATTTTTTAGTAGAAGGACTTGTTGAGATAAACAGCATAATGATATCAGGGAATAAGCTGTTTATAAACAATCTTTTTCCCCTTGAGCTTATAGGAGACCTAGAGTATATGAATAAGCAAGAGGCTATTTTTGACGTGGTGGCAGCCGATAACTCTACTGTTATCCTGCTCCCCTTTGATATTGCCGAGAAATATCTAGAGGATAACCCAAAATTCTGGAGATTGCTGGCAACAGAGTGCAGTAAAAAGCTTCTTAGAACAAACAGAGCCATAATATTAAAGGGGAGTTATTCGTTAAAAACAGTCCTTGCAAACTACCTCATAAAAAATAACTATGAGATTAATTTTACCTCTTTAGTTGATTTGGCCGCCCACTTAAATGTAAGTTATAGAAATCTTTCGAGAGTAATAAAATCACTCTCTGAAGAGGGAATAATAAAAAAGCAAAGAAAAAAAATAATAACTCTCAAAAAAGAAGAGTTGAAAAACTACTCAGTTAATCTCTGA
- the bioF gene encoding 8-amino-7-oxononanoate synthase, with amino-acid sequence MMKEIKEKLVSLKGEGLFREIKDIEKLEGKYIWMEENKYLDFSSSNYIGFRDDRRIIEAAKDALEKYGMGSGASRVVVGTASLYKELEELIASEKKKDAALIFNSGYDANLGIISTVVGKNDVVFCDKLNHASIYDGIRLSGAKMIRFRHNDMKDLENKLRMFRKGYKRALIVVDSVFSMDGDKANLIEIVRLKKKYDVTLMIDEAHGGGVLGEEGLGLAEELGILEEVDINMGTFSKAYGSQGAYVAASKEIIDYLINHCRSLVYTTSMPPVVVGASLEAMKLTKNEKSRREHLKYLGDYLRSRLKEAEIDTLESTTQIVPVVVGDNEETLGLSVFLKDHGIMAPAIRKPTVTTPRIRISLSSNHSKEDIDFLVDTVLEYTHRKRSKKDKVIKWVKNVLHKTHNQDKKGKKNI; translated from the coding sequence ATGATGAAAGAGATAAAAGAAAAGCTGGTTTCCCTGAAAGGGGAGGGGCTTTTCAGAGAGATCAAAGATATAGAAAAACTGGAGGGAAAATATATATGGATGGAAGAGAATAAATATTTGGATTTCTCTTCTAGTAACTATATAGGATTTAGAGATGACAGGAGAATAATAGAGGCTGCTAAAGATGCCCTTGAAAAATATGGAATGGGAAGTGGAGCCAGCCGTGTAGTTGTAGGAACTGCATCTCTTTATAAAGAGCTAGAAGAACTTATTGCATCTGAAAAAAAGAAAGATGCTGCACTTATTTTTAACAGTGGATATGATGCCAATCTAGGGATAATATCCACTGTAGTAGGGAAAAATGACGTGGTGTTTTGTGACAAGCTGAATCATGCGAGCATATATGATGGGATACGTCTAAGTGGAGCCAAAATGATTAGATTTAGGCACAATGATATGAAAGACCTAGAGAATAAACTCAGAATGTTTAGAAAAGGCTATAAGCGTGCTCTAATTGTTGTGGATTCTGTGTTTAGCATGGACGGAGACAAAGCTAACCTAATAGAGATAGTGAGACTTAAAAAAAAGTATGATGTTACTCTTATGATAGATGAAGCTCACGGTGGTGGGGTTTTGGGAGAAGAGGGCCTGGGGCTAGCTGAAGAACTAGGTATACTTGAAGAGGTGGATATAAATATGGGTACATTTTCAAAGGCCTACGGTTCCCAGGGAGCCTATGTTGCAGCCTCAAAGGAGATCATAGATTATCTGATCAACCACTGCAGGAGTCTTGTCTATACAACATCTATGCCACCGGTAGTGGTTGGAGCCAGTTTAGAAGCTATGAAGCTTACAAAGAACGAAAAAAGTAGAAGGGAGCATTTGAAATATTTAGGTGACTATCTGCGTTCTAGACTTAAAGAAGCAGAGATAGATACCCTAGAAAGCACTACCCAGATAGTGCCTGTGGTCGTTGGAGATAATGAGGAAACACTAGGGCTCAGTGTCTTTCTGAAAGATCATGGAATAATGGCTCCGGCAATAAGAAAGCCAACTGTTACAACTCCGAGGATACGTATATCTCTCAGCTCTAATCACAGCAAAGAGGACATAGATTTTCTCGTGGATACGGTGCTAGAATATACTCATAGAAAACGTAGCAAGAAAGATAAGGTAATAAAATGGGTTAAAAATGTATTGCATAAGACTCATAACCAGGATAAGAAAGGTAAAAAAAATATTTAG
- the nusB gene encoding transcription antitermination factor NusB produces MSRKTAREEFFKLLFEAELNEVDATEVLEDFISRDDFKLSKAGQEFLEKYANGVTENKAEIQRTIEENMTGWTLDRIGNVERTLLKFATYELLKEDVGYEIVINEIVELAKKYGEEKSHEFINGVLAKIVNK; encoded by the coding sequence ATGAGTAGAAAAACAGCAAGAGAAGAATTTTTTAAACTTCTGTTTGAAGCTGAATTAAATGAGGTCGACGCAACTGAAGTCCTTGAGGATTTTATTTCAAGAGATGATTTTAAGCTGAGCAAAGCAGGACAGGAATTTTTGGAAAAATATGCCAATGGGGTGACAGAAAATAAAGCTGAAATCCAAAGAACCATCGAGGAAAATATGACTGGATGGACACTAGACAGAATAGGAAATGTTGAAAGGACACTTTTAAAGTTTGCGACATACGAACTTTTAAAAGAAGACGTAGGTTATGAAATAGTCATAAATGAAATTGTGGAACTTGCCAAGAAATACGGTGAAGAAAAGTCTCATGAGTTTATCAACGGAGTTTTGGCTAAAATAGTAAATAAATAA
- a CDS encoding DUF2273 domain-containing protein — MVAEFIEEFLVNRKKYLGALGGFLFGLILIQYGFVKMLIVLAITCLGYNLGDMEKIKRIKKILITRLKED, encoded by the coding sequence GTGGTTGCGGAATTTATAGAGGAATTTTTAGTAAATAGAAAAAAATATTTAGGAGCTTTAGGGGGTTTTCTTTTTGGTCTTATTCTGATACAATATGGATTTGTGAAGATGCTTATCGTATTGGCAATAACATGTCTAGGATATAATCTTGGAGATATGGAAAAAATAAAAAGAATAAAAAAAATACTGATTACGAGATTAAAAGAAGACTAG
- the amaP gene encoding alkaline shock response membrane anchor protein AmaP, with amino-acid sequence MVRKLIFALAWVGIFIISLGGIYLGIIPEYFYNVDFYSYAFRGALIGLSAIYLLLTIEKFLSNFEKPKDYEIQTENGKLTVSSSSVNNLVKEIVGSSPDIKNIRPSNKIKRKKLFITVKVDAYTDSEISKNILDLQSQIKDYVFEYLGVEVENVEVKVSKLIKRKATSGFRSERGDE; translated from the coding sequence ATGGTTAGAAAATTAATATTTGCCCTTGCCTGGGTAGGTATATTTATAATTTCTCTTGGAGGAATCTATTTAGGGATTATACCGGAATATTTTTACAATGTAGATTTTTATAGCTATGCCTTCAGGGGAGCCCTCATAGGTCTATCTGCTATTTATCTTCTTTTAACTATTGAAAAATTTCTTTCTAATTTTGAAAAACCAAAAGATTATGAGATACAGACTGAAAATGGAAAGCTTACTGTATCATCATCTTCTGTAAATAATCTAGTGAAGGAAATAGTGGGGTCTAGCCCGGACATAAAAAATATAAGACCTTCGAATAAAATAAAAAGAAAAAAGCTATTTATTACGGTAAAGGTAGATGCTTATACTGACAGTGAAATATCAAAAAATATATTAGATCTGCAGAGTCAGATTAAAGACTATGTTTTTGAGTATCTTGGAGTAGAGGTGGAGAACGTAGAAGTTAAGGTTTCTAAGCTTATTAAAAGGAAGGCTACTTCTGGTTTTAGGTCTGAGAGAGGTGATGAATAG
- a CDS encoding Asp23/Gls24 family envelope stress response protein, which produces MSELGNIKIADDVVKVISAKAAVDVDGVFKLAGGVADEVNKILGKKRPTHGVKVEVGEKECSIEVFIVVEYGYSIPEVAGEVQEAVIKNITELTGLKVVEVNIYVQDVKIKEAEAEAEEEIEILD; this is translated from the coding sequence ATGAGCGAATTAGGAAATATCAAAATTGCTGATGACGTAGTAAAAGTAATATCTGCAAAGGCTGCTGTGGATGTAGACGGAGTCTTTAAACTAGCCGGAGGAGTAGCAGACGAAGTAAATAAAATATTGGGTAAAAAGAGACCAACCCACGGAGTAAAGGTAGAGGTGGGAGAAAAAGAGTGCAGTATAGAGGTGTTTATTGTAGTAGAGTACGGATATTCTATCCCAGAAGTGGCAGGAGAGGTACAGGAAGCAGTTATTAAGAACATAACTGAATTAACTGGACTAAAGGTTGTAGAAGTAAATATATACGTACAAGATGTTAAAATAAAAGAAGCAGAAGCAGAAGCGGAAGAAGAAATTGAAATTTTAGATTAG
- the accC gene encoding acetyl-CoA carboxylase biotin carboxylase subunit, with amino-acid sequence MFNKILIANRGEIAVRIIRAAKELGIKTVAVFSEADRDSLHVKIADESVCIGPTKSTESYLKIPNIISAAEITGADAIHPGYGFLAENAQFAKICEMHGIVFIGPSPECIINMGDKATARKTAVENGVPLTEGTGLIKNIEEAKKEVNERIGYPVMIKATAGGGGKGMRIAKNDNELATNMVAAQNEAEAAFGNPDVYIEKFVENPRHIEIQIIGDKHGSVVHLGERDCSIQRRHQKLIEEAPSAILPEDVRVAMGEAAVKLAKAINYDSAGTLEFLVDKNNDFFFMEMNTRIQVEHTVTEMVTGVDIIKEQIIAAAGGKLTVTQDDVVIMGHAIECRINAEDTVNNFMPSAGTLETYIPAGGIGVRIDSHSYQGYVISPYYDSMIAKLIVHGSDREEAIIRMKRALEEYIIEGVDTTIPFHLQVIENEAYQKGDVYTSFIEEYFDKNKK; translated from the coding sequence ATGTTTAATAAGATTTTAATTGCCAATAGAGGAGAGATAGCCGTCAGGATCATAAGGGCTGCAAAAGAGTTAGGGATAAAGACAGTTGCTGTATTTTCAGAGGCTGACAGAGACAGTCTTCATGTGAAAATAGCAGACGAGTCAGTGTGCATAGGACCTACAAAAAGTACAGAGTCATATCTTAAAATACCTAATATAATATCTGCAGCTGAGATTACAGGTGCAGATGCCATACATCCAGGATATGGGTTTTTAGCTGAAAATGCTCAGTTTGCAAAAATATGTGAGATGCACGGCATAGTTTTCATAGGTCCTAGCCCTGAGTGTATAATAAATATGGGTGACAAGGCAACTGCAAGAAAAACAGCAGTTGAAAACGGAGTTCCTCTTACTGAAGGTACTGGACTCATTAAAAATATAGAAGAAGCAAAAAAAGAGGTAAATGAAAGAATCGGTTACCCTGTAATGATAAAGGCCACTGCCGGAGGCGGTGGAAAGGGAATGAGAATCGCTAAAAATGATAATGAACTGGCAACCAATATGGTCGCTGCACAAAATGAGGCCGAGGCTGCCTTTGGTAATCCTGATGTATACATAGAAAAATTTGTGGAAAATCCGAGACATATCGAGATACAGATTATAGGGGATAAACATGGAAGCGTAGTTCACTTGGGGGAGAGGGACTGTTCTATACAGAGAAGACATCAAAAGCTTATAGAGGAGGCACCTTCTGCCATCCTTCCTGAAGATGTTAGAGTTGCAATGGGTGAGGCTGCAGTAAAATTGGCTAAGGCAATAAATTATGATTCAGCGGGAACCCTTGAATTCTTAGTGGACAAAAATAATGATTTCTTCTTTATGGAGATGAATACAAGAATACAGGTAGAACACACTGTAACAGAGATGGTAACAGGAGTGGATATCATAAAAGAGCAGATTATAGCTGCAGCTGGGGGAAAACTCACTGTTACACAGGATGATGTAGTTATAATGGGACATGCCATAGAATGTAGAATAAACGCAGAGGACACTGTGAATAATTTTATGCCGTCAGCAGGAACTCTCGAGACCTACATCCCTGCAGGGGGAATAGGAGTAAGAATAGATTCTCATTCATATCAGGGTTATGTGATAAGTCCTTATTATGATTCTATGATTGCCAAGCTCATAGTTCATGGTTCAGACAGGGAAGAAGCTATCATAAGAATGAAAAGAGCCCTTGAAGAGTATATAATAGAAGGAGTGGATACTACGATACCTTTCCATCTTCAGGTTATTGAAAATGAAGCATATCAAAAAGGTGATGTATACACCAGTTTCATAGAGGAATATTTTGATAAAAATAAAAAATAA
- a CDS encoding biotin/lipoyl-containing protein, translating to MKHDINNVEDLMQILNDTSLTEINFESEDLKIVLKRPKLVPAAPQQVEVLESDNEVEETKKYKEVKSYNVGKFSYHIKGGKAMIKVGDKIKEGQEIGYISTIGVNSPVTTPYAGTVKEILLEEGSLADYGKNLVLVELD from the coding sequence ATGAAGCATGATATAAATAATGTAGAAGATTTAATGCAGATATTAAATGATACAAGCCTTACTGAGATCAATTTTGAAAGTGAAGATCTGAAAATAGTGCTTAAAAGACCGAAACTTGTTCCTGCCGCACCGCAGCAGGTAGAAGTTCTAGAGAGTGATAATGAGGTAGAGGAAACAAAAAAATACAAAGAGGTGAAATCTTATAATGTAGGAAAGTTTTCTTACCATATTAAGGGTGGAAAAGCCATGATAAAAGTAGGAGATAAGATAAAAGAGGGGCAGGAGATAGGTTATATCTCAACAATTGGTGTGAATAGCCCGGTGACAACTCCTTATGCAGGTACTGTGAAAGAGATACTTTTAGAAGAGGGAAGCCTTGCAGATTACGGAAAGAATCTTGTTTTAGTAGAGTTAGACTAG